One stretch of Acidimicrobiia bacterium DNA includes these proteins:
- a CDS encoding MFS transporter: MADVRARRVPPRAVLAVVAFGVFVAADDLTVVTTMLRPIIADLGILLPDGLDDAAWIVNAYLIAFVAVMPLAGRLSDIVGRRKVFQAAFALFLVGSIIVPASHSLGPFLFGRVLTALGGGAMLPVGMAILSDAYPAGARARALGVLGAVETLGWVWGPLYGAMIVRFLNWRWQFYLNVVLAVIGIAVAHRLLADHDRSDRAARIDWAGAVTLTVALVALNLALLGSAEIQSVTGLEELTGSGGAALRWFYPVAVLAAILFARVERASDDPLIEFDLFRGRNLTAAVVVNFLVGAALVIAMVDVPLFVNVVELDVRRAAVVAGWVLSALTASMAAGSYLGGRLSERLWYRPPVLWGLGFGAAGFLLMGAGWEVTTAYPHMAWQLALLGLGLGLVVAPTSAAVVDAAPDHRRGTAASLVVVMRLIGLSVGLSGLTAWGLYRFNQLRDTIDLPPLDSAGYAAAVREAQASLTTSALAETFLAAVIVLVVALAVASRMRRVPAADAATH, encoded by the coding sequence ATGGCTGACGTGCGGGCCCGCCGGGTGCCGCCTCGCGCCGTCCTCGCCGTCGTGGCATTCGGGGTGTTCGTCGCCGCCGACGACCTCACAGTCGTCACGACGATGCTGCGACCGATCATCGCCGACCTCGGGATCCTGCTCCCCGACGGCCTCGATGACGCCGCATGGATCGTCAACGCCTACCTCATCGCCTTCGTGGCCGTCATGCCGCTGGCGGGCCGCCTCAGCGACATCGTCGGGCGCCGCAAGGTCTTCCAAGCGGCGTTCGCTCTCTTCCTCGTCGGGTCGATCATCGTGCCCGCTTCGCACAGCCTCGGACCGTTCCTCTTCGGTCGAGTCCTGACGGCGCTCGGCGGTGGGGCGATGCTGCCGGTGGGTATGGCCATCCTCAGCGACGCCTACCCGGCCGGAGCCAGGGCGAGGGCCCTCGGCGTGCTCGGCGCAGTCGAGACGCTCGGCTGGGTCTGGGGCCCGCTGTACGGGGCGATGATCGTCCGCTTCCTCAACTGGCGATGGCAGTTCTACCTGAACGTCGTGCTCGCCGTGATCGGCATCGCAGTGGCGCATCGGCTGCTCGCCGATCACGATCGGTCGGACCGAGCCGCCAGGATCGACTGGGCCGGGGCGGTGACGCTCACGGTCGCGCTCGTCGCCCTCAATCTCGCCCTCCTCGGCAGTGCCGAGATCCAGAGCGTCACCGGGCTGGAGGAGCTGACAGGCTCGGGTGGGGCGGCGCTGCGTTGGTTCTATCCGGTGGCGGTGCTGGCGGCCATCCTCTTCGCACGCGTCGAGAGAGCGAGTGACGACCCGCTCATCGAATTCGACCTCTTCCGGGGCAGGAACCTCACTGCCGCCGTCGTCGTGAACTTCCTCGTCGGCGCGGCACTCGTCATCGCGATGGTGGACGTGCCTCTGTTCGTGAACGTGGTCGAGCTCGACGTCCGGCGAGCTGCGGTCGTGGCCGGTTGGGTGCTCAGCGCCCTCACGGCCTCCATGGCAGCCGGCTCATACCTCGGCGGACGACTCTCGGAGCGCCTCTGGTATCGGCCGCCGGTCCTGTGGGGACTCGGATTCGGGGCGGCCGGCTTCCTTCTCATGGGAGCGGGTTGGGAGGTCACGACGGCCTACCCGCATATGGCATGGCAATTGGCGCTCCTCGGCCTCGGGCTCGGCCTCGTCGTCGCCCCGACGTCGGCTGCGGTGGTGGATGCGGCCCCGGACCACCGCAGAGGGACGGCGGCGAGCCTCGTCGTCGTGATGCGGCTCATCGGCCTCAGCGTCGGCCTCTCCGGCCTGACCGCCTGGGGGCTCTACCGGTTCAACCAGTTGCGTGACACGATCGACCTGCCGCCACTCGACTCTGCGGGCTACGCGGCAGCCGTTCGAGAGGCCCAGGCGAGCCTGACGACCTCGGCCCTCGCCGAGACCTTCCTCGCCGCGGTGATCGTCCTGGTGGTGGCGTTGGCGGTCGCCTCGAGGATGCGCCGCGTGCCGGCCGCCGACGCGGCAACGCACTAG
- a CDS encoding LppX_LprAFG lipoprotein: MQRPVVPALALALAVAAACGGSSGTTIAGDIDAILAASSEAMGNVDSVRFVIERTGDAVYIDENGTIEFRDAEGRFVSPSTADASVTLAVAGLATRVGAVAIDGETWLSNPITGAWEPAPAGYSFDPATLFDPETGWRPLLADGFTDAELVGTEDVSGVTAYRLRGVASGDRVTSITAGLVTADMVDADVWIDTGTGEVVQVMFDVALPEGTATWRLAFSDYGAEFEIEQPDIDG, translated from the coding sequence GTGCAACGCCCGGTAGTCCCCGCCCTCGCCCTTGCCCTCGCCGTGGCCGCGGCGTGCGGTGGATCGTCGGGTACGACGATCGCCGGGGACATCGATGCCATCCTGGCGGCGTCGTCCGAGGCGATGGGGAATGTGGACTCCGTGCGGTTCGTGATCGAACGTACGGGAGACGCGGTGTACATCGACGAGAACGGGACCATCGAGTTCCGGGATGCCGAGGGCAGGTTCGTGTCACCGAGCACCGCCGACGCTTCGGTGACCCTCGCGGTAGCCGGCCTCGCGACGAGAGTCGGCGCCGTCGCCATCGACGGCGAGACCTGGCTGTCCAACCCGATCACCGGAGCGTGGGAGCCGGCGCCGGCCGGGTACTCGTTCGACCCGGCGACGCTGTTCGACCCCGAGACCGGGTGGCGCCCGCTCCTCGCCGACGGGTTCACGGATGCCGAGCTGGTCGGCACCGAGGACGTGAGCGGGGTGACCGCATACCGGCTTCGCGGGGTGGCGTCGGGCGATCGGGTGACCTCGATCACGGCCGGTCTCGTGACAGCCGACATGGTCGATGCCGACGTGTGGATCGACACGGGGACCGGCGAGGTCGTCCAAGTGATGTTCGACGTCGCCCTTCCCGAAGGGACCGCCACGTGGCGGCTCGCCTTCTCCGATTACGGCGCCGAGTTCGAGATCGAGCAGCCAGACATCGATGGCTGA
- a CDS encoding beta-ketoacyl-ACP synthase III, producing the protein MTRIAGFGGYVPDRVMTNADWATLVDTTDEWIVQRTGIRERRFAAEHESTLDLAQHAAEGAMKDAGVAADDIDEIIIATDTPDRYTPDTAALLQDRLGCRQISTFDLAGSGCAGFVQALDVARSRIAFTPKRVLVVGVELISRLISWEDRATCVLFGDAAGAVIMTADDGDAELLDVVTGTDGSKADILTLQVGGTRYPFGERAFVTGDYQRLDMDGREVFRQAVTHMSAVVSEVLGRIGRTIGDVSLVIPHQANKRIIDAVGQRLGTSDDAVYVNIDRFGNTGSASVPLALWEARTTGAIRAGDLVVLTAFGAGFHWAAAALQF; encoded by the coding sequence CGACGAGTGGATCGTCCAACGCACGGGGATTCGAGAGCGGCGCTTCGCCGCCGAGCACGAGTCGACCCTCGACTTGGCGCAACATGCGGCGGAAGGCGCCATGAAGGACGCCGGCGTCGCCGCCGACGACATCGACGAGATCATCATCGCAACCGACACGCCGGATCGGTACACGCCCGACACGGCGGCGTTGCTGCAGGATCGCCTCGGCTGCCGCCAGATCTCGACATTCGATCTCGCAGGTAGCGGCTGCGCCGGGTTCGTTCAGGCTCTCGACGTGGCACGGAGTCGCATCGCCTTCACCCCGAAACGAGTGCTCGTCGTTGGTGTCGAGCTGATCTCCAGGCTCATCTCGTGGGAAGACCGGGCGACGTGTGTGCTCTTCGGGGACGCCGCCGGGGCAGTGATCATGACGGCCGACGACGGCGACGCCGAGCTGCTCGACGTCGTCACCGGGACCGATGGCAGCAAGGCAGACATCCTCACGCTCCAAGTCGGAGGGACCCGCTACCCGTTCGGAGAGCGGGCGTTCGTGACGGGCGACTACCAGCGTCTCGACATGGACGGCCGCGAGGTGTTCCGCCAAGCCGTCACGCACATGTCTGCCGTGGTGAGCGAGGTGCTGGGGCGCATCGGCAGGACCATCGGCGACGTCTCACTCGTGATCCCCCATCAGGCGAACAAGAGGATCATCGACGCGGTTGGTCAGCGCCTCGGCACCTCCGACGATGCGGTGTACGTCAACATCGACCGCTTCGGCAACACCGGCTCGGCCTCCGTCCCCTTGGCGCTGTGGGAGGCACGCACCACGGGCGCCATCCGAGCAGGCGATCTCGTGGTCCTCACCGCCTTTGGAGCGGGTTTTCACTGGGCTGCGGCGGCGCTTCAGTTTTGA
- a CDS encoding AMP-binding protein, with protein sequence MSGNILEALRDGHQADPGAPFLTVPGGRRLSYVDVDDMAARYATVLAGHGVAQGDRIVVQVEKSPGAIALYMAALQLGAVYVPLNPGHTAEEVDYFVEDADPVLFVGAEPRRGFASLTLTTNGNGSLGAAAAGVVPRREIAPCRPTDVASLVYTSGTTGRSKGAMLTHGCLLANATGLYEAWGWRTDDVLLHALPIFHVHGLFVALHLAMLGGSEVILLPRFDIVGVRAALTRSTVMMGVPTYYTRLLDSHDFGAEGCRTVRLFVSGSAPLSEVTHAQFAGRTGHRILERYGMSEAGMICSNPLDGERIGGTVGYPVAGYEVRVRSGDVGELEIRGPSLFAGYWRRPDMTEDAFTTDGWFRTGDLASIAEDGRVSLHGRDSDLIISGGYNVYPKEIEHVLDDVPGVTESAVVGMPDPDLGERVFAFVVGEASDDDLRAAVSRRLARYKHPAGYARVAELPRNAMGKVQKAELRNKLEDGPPTTLPARSIDD encoded by the coding sequence TTGAGCGGCAACATCCTCGAGGCGCTTCGCGACGGGCACCAGGCGGACCCGGGAGCGCCGTTCCTCACGGTGCCCGGGGGCCGGCGCCTGTCGTACGTCGACGTGGACGACATGGCGGCGCGCTACGCAACGGTCCTGGCGGGGCACGGGGTCGCCCAGGGCGACCGGATCGTCGTCCAGGTGGAGAAGTCGCCCGGGGCGATCGCCCTCTACATGGCGGCGCTCCAGCTCGGAGCGGTGTACGTCCCCCTCAACCCCGGGCACACCGCCGAGGAGGTCGACTACTTCGTGGAGGATGCCGACCCGGTGCTGTTCGTCGGAGCGGAGCCCCGCCGAGGCTTCGCCTCGTTGACGCTCACCACGAACGGGAACGGCTCGCTGGGCGCCGCCGCAGCAGGAGTGGTGCCCCGCCGCGAGATCGCCCCCTGCCGCCCGACGGACGTCGCCTCGCTGGTGTACACGTCCGGGACCACGGGACGCTCGAAGGGCGCCATGTTGACCCACGGGTGCCTGCTGGCGAACGCCACCGGGTTGTACGAAGCGTGGGGATGGCGCACCGACGACGTGCTCCTCCACGCCCTGCCGATCTTCCACGTCCACGGGCTCTTCGTGGCGTTGCACCTGGCGATGCTCGGCGGCTCCGAGGTGATCCTCCTCCCCCGCTTCGACATCGTGGGAGTCCGGGCGGCGCTGACCCGGTCGACGGTGATGATGGGCGTGCCCACCTATTACACACGGCTGCTCGACTCGCACGACTTCGGGGCGGAGGGCTGCCGGACTGTTCGACTCTTCGTCTCCGGGTCTGCCCCGCTCTCGGAGGTGACCCACGCTCAGTTCGCCGGGCGCACGGGGCACAGGATCCTGGAGCGCTACGGGATGTCGGAGGCCGGCATGATCTGCTCGAACCCGCTGGATGGGGAACGGATCGGAGGCACCGTCGGGTACCCGGTCGCCGGGTACGAGGTCCGGGTTCGATCGGGCGACGTCGGCGAGCTCGAGATACGCGGACCGAGCCTCTTCGCCGGCTACTGGAGGAGGCCGGACATGACTGAGGACGCCTTCACGACGGACGGCTGGTTCCGCACGGGTGACCTCGCTTCGATCGCAGAAGACGGGCGCGTCTCTCTCCACGGTCGCGACAGCGACCTCATCATCAGCGGCGGCTACAACGTGTACCCCAAGGAGATCGAGCACGTCCTCGACGACGTTCCCGGCGTCACCGAGTCTGCGGTCGTCGGGATGCCGGATCCGGATCTCGGCGAGCGCGTCTTCGCCTTCGTCGTCGGAGAGGCGTCCGACGACGACCTGCGAGCCGCCGTCTCGAGACGCCTCGCCCGCTACAAGCACCCGGCGGGCTATGCGCGGGTCGCCGAACTGCCCCGCAACGCCATGGGGAAGGTCCAGAAGGCCGAGCTCCGGAACAAGCTCGAAGACGGGCCTCCGACGACCCTTCCGGCCCGATCGATCGACGACTGA